The Mucilaginibacter gracilis genomic interval CCGTGCAAAACCCTCTAACGCTCCGGTCAGGAAAATCATTTCCACCTCATCGCCAACCTGCCGCTCAGATACATAGCCACTATAATATTTTTGCTCGGTTAAATAAGGCACGGCGCGTTTATCAACGCGTATAATTACTTCCTGTAAATTATTGTTTTGATATGTTTTTTGCAGGTGCTCTTTTAAAGGCGGGTGCTTTTGTTTAAATACATCATCGGTTAAAGTAATAGCAAGCACACGGTCTAACCTAAAATCGCGGTAATCGTTTCGCATTCTGCAAAAAGCAATCAGGTGCCAGTAGCCCTCCAGGTAAAATACTCCAACCGGCTCAACCATACGTTGGGTTTGTTGCTGCCTGTAGTTAGAAAAATATTTGAGCGATACTACAACACCTGCCGTAATACTTTTTAATATAGGTTGTATAAGGTCTAATTGTGGTTTTTCGTCGGCTTTATGCTTTCCTTTTAAAACCTCAATATGGGTATCCATGTTTTCTAACAAATCCTTCTCGGTGCTGCGCAGTACAGCCTTTATTTTGTACATAGCCGAGCGGTAATTTGCGCTGTTTGCCGCATCCGTTAACCGCTCCACCATTTTTTCGGCAGTTAAAAAGGCTATTGCCTCTTCGCGGGTAA includes:
- a CDS encoding helix-turn-helix transcriptional regulator; the encoded protein is MNRIDRLSAILIQLQSRRITKAQDVADRFNISLRTVYRDIKALEEAGIPIIGEAGIGYSIMDGYRLPPVMFTREEAIAFLTAEKMVERLTDAANSANYRSAMYKIKAVLRSTEKDLLENMDTHIEVLKGKHKADEKPQLDLIQPILKSITAGVVVSLKYFSNYRQQQTQRMVEPVGVFYLEGYWHLIAFCRMRNDYRDFRLDRVLAITLTDDVFKQKHPPLKEHLQKTYQNNNLQEVIIRVDKRAVPYLTEQKYYSGYVSERQVGDEVEMIFLTGALEGFARWYMMYGDMATIIKPDELIERVKAITCKTAEKLSISDGFLLT